The following are from one region of the Coffea eugenioides isolate CCC68of chromosome 2, Ceug_1.0, whole genome shotgun sequence genome:
- the LOC113761163 gene encoding copper transport protein ATX1 isoform X3: MSQTVVLKVGMSCQGCVGAVNRVLSKMEGVESFDIDLKEQKVTVKGNVQPEAVLQTVSKTGKKTSFWEEGASAAPESKPAETVAETESKPAETVAAA; the protein is encoded by the exons ATGTCTCAG ACTGTTGTCCTCAAGGTTGGCATGTCATGCCAAGGCTGTGTTGGAGCTGTGAATCGGGTGTTAAGCAAAATGGAAG GCGTGGAATCATTTGACATTGATCTTAAGGAGCAGAAAGTGACAGTAAAGGGTAATGTACAGCCTGAAGCAGTCCTTCAGACTGTTTCAAAGACCGGGAAGAAGACTTCTTTCTGGGAAGAAGGAGCATCAGCTGCACCTGAATCGAAGCCCGCAGAAACTGTTGCAGAAACTGAATCGAA GCCCGCAGAAACTGTTGCAGCTGCATAA
- the LOC113761163 gene encoding copper transport protein ATX1 isoform X1, with product MSQTVVLKVGMSCQGCVGAVNRVLSKMEGVESFDIDLKEQKVTVKGNVQPEAVLQTVSKTGKKTSFWEEGASAAPESKPAETVAETESKSAETVAETESKSTETVAETESKPAETVAAA from the exons ATGTCTCAG ACTGTTGTCCTCAAGGTTGGCATGTCATGCCAAGGCTGTGTTGGAGCTGTGAATCGGGTGTTAAGCAAAATGGAAG GCGTGGAATCATTTGACATTGATCTTAAGGAGCAGAAAGTGACAGTAAAGGGTAATGTACAGCCTGAAGCAGTCCTTCAGACTGTTTCAAAGACCGGGAAGAAGACTTCTTTCTGGGAAGAAGGAGCATCAGCTGCACCTGAATCGAAGCCCGCAGAAACTGTTGCAGAAACTGAATCGAAGTCCGCAGAAACTGTTGCAGAAACTGAATCGAAGTCCACAGAAACTGTTGCAGAAACTGAATCGAAGCCCGCAGAAACTGTTGCAGCTGCATAA
- the LOC113755935 gene encoding uncharacterized protein LOC113755935, translating to MTPALATPHVSLTEKMTPLRCINFIFLAFWAPAVLAVMAEKPPVPTYLIPKPPPPPSPVKPSVPVIPVKPQIVRCRSKLFPHCFNIPFLCPLDCLTNCYVDCVTCKAYCSCNFPGAVCQDPRFVGGDGNTFYFHGRKDQDFCLVSDTNLHVNGHFIGKRKPNLRRDFTWVQAIGIMFDDHRILVAAKRTSTWDDNVDRLAISIDGNPISLPTEEGSKWQLPAPSNVSIMRTSNNNGLVVEAVNNFRITANVVPITAQESKVHGYDITDEDCFAHLELGFKFFNITDSTDGVLGQTYRSDYVNKMKVNAVMPVMGGDRKYLTSGLFSADCAVSRFGGKVLEKANSASPVHEYPALNCKSGMEGNGLVCKK from the exons ATGACCCCCGCTTTAGCCACCCCACATGTAT CACTGACGGAAAAAATGACTCCTCTGAGATGcatcaatttcatttttctggCCTTTTGGGCTCCTGCTGTCCTCGCGGTGATGGCCGAAAAACCCCCAGTTCCTACATACCTAATCCCCAAACCCCCTCCACCGCCATCGCCAGTGAAACCATCAGTACCCGTGATACCTGTCAAACCCCAAATCGTGAGATGCCGCTCCAAATTGTTTCCTCACTGCTTCAATATCCCCTTCCTTTGCCCCTTAGACTGTCTTACCAACTGTTATGTGGACTGTGTCACCTGCAAGGCTTACTGCA GTTGCAACTTTCCCGGCGCTGTTTGTCAGGATCCACGATTCGTTGGGGGCGATGGCAACACATTTTACTTCCATGGCCGCAAGGATCAGGACTTCTGCCTGGTTTCGGATACCAATCTTCATGTAAATGGTCATTTCATTGGCAAAAGAAAACCCAATTTGCGCAGAGACTTCACTTGGGTGCAGGCCATTGGAATAATGTTCGACGACCACAGAATCCTCGTGGCCGCAAAAAGGACTTCAACGTGGGACGACAATGTGGATCGACTCGCTATATCCATTGATGGAAATCCGATTTCCCTCCCCACTGAAGAAGGATCCAAATGGCAACTTCCGGCCCCGTCCAATGTCAGTATCATGAGAACAAGCAACAATAACGGACTTGTGGTTGAAGCCGTGAACAATTTCAGGATCACCGCCAATGTGGTTCCAATAACAGCTCAAGAATCAAAAGTTCATGGTTATGACATTACTGATGAGGATTGCTTCGCCCATTTGGAGCTTGGGTTCAAATTCTTCAACATCACCGATTCAACTGATGGAGTTCTGGGACAAACCTATAGGAGCGATTACGTGAACAAAATGAAGGTGAATGCGGTAATGCCAGTCATGGGCGGTGACCGTAAGTACTTGACTTCGGGACTTTTTAGTGCCGATTGTGCTGTTTCTCGCTTTGGTGGGAAGGTTCTTGAGAAAGCCAATTCTGCTTCTCCTGTGCATGAGTATCCAGCCTTGAACTGCAAGAGTGGGATGGAAGGGAATGGCTTGGTTTGCAAAAAATAA
- the LOC113755922 gene encoding GDSL esterase/lipase At5g03610-like has protein sequence MEKHTMLYPSAYFTFFILSISWTACAPEAVTGAKVQYRHLNGHHHLQNAPNSPKLFVFGDSYADTEAVTGAKVQYRHLNGHHHLQNAPNSPKLFVFGDSYADTGNSPKSTAISWKKPYGVSFPGKPSGRFSDGRVLTDYIASFLGTTSPVPFNEWLGLGEKSALENGLNFAQGGTGVFTTLANGPNMTTQINVFQQLVQEEEVYSPENMSSSVALVSVAGNDYAAYFGKSGTNENISDLINITKSIMSQLVLDLQRIHGLGVRRVGVTAMHPLGCLPITTASMSHKNCSENGNSLAKFHNQMLQENIENLNNEAGAPVFVILDLYSAFMSALNLQNNHPGNSTFEDQLSPCCVGTERGYTCGSVKGLGIEKYIVCEDLKQFFWDDIHPSQQGWEAVYSALKPSLQSLLN, from the exons ATGGAAAAGCATACAATGTTGTATCCCTCGGCATACTTCACATTCTTCATCCTTTCGATTTCTTGGACAGCTTGTGCTCCGG AAGCTGTAACTGGTGCCAAAGTGCAGTACCGTCATCTCAACGGACACCATCATCTTCAAAATGCTCCGAACTCGCCGAAGCTTTTTGTTTTCGGTGACTCATATGCTGACACCG AAGCTGTAACTGGTGCCAAAGTGCAGTACCGTCATCTCAACGGACACCATCATCTTCAAAATGCTCCGAACTCGCCGAAGCTTTTTGTTTTCGGTGACTCATATGCTGACACCGGTAATTCGCCAAAATCCACAGCAATCTCTTGGAAGAAGCCATATGGGGTGAGCTTTCCGGGTAAACCGTCAGGCAGATTCTCTGACGGTCGCGTTCTCACTGATTACATAG CTTCATTTCTTGGCACAACTTCTCCAGTGCCCTTCAATGAATGGCTGGGATTAGGCGAGAAATCTGCACTGGAAAATGGATTGAACTTTGCCCAAGGAGGGACAGGTGTGTTCACAACATTGGCTAATGGACCAAATATGACAACACAGATTAATGTTTTCCAACAACTGGTTCAAGAAGAAGAAGTGTACAGCCCAGAAAACATGAGTTCTTCAGTTGCTTTAGTGTCTGTGGCTGGCAACGACTATGCTGCTTATTTTGGCAAAAGTGGCACCAATGAG AATATAAGTGatctgataaata TCACTAAATCAATCATGAGCCAGCTTGTGTTGGATCTTCAAAGAATACATGGATTAGGAGTGCGGAGAGTAGGCGTTACAGCAATGCACCCCTTAGGGTGTTTGCCCATAACGACTGCTTCCATGTCACATAAAAATTGCAGTGAAAATGGAAATTCGCTGGCCAAATTCCACAACCAAATGTTGCAGGAAAACATAGAGAATCTTAACAATGAAGCTGGTGCTCCTGTGTTTGTGATCCTTGACCTCTATAGCGCTTTCATGTCTGCCTtgaacctgcaaaacaaccaTCCAG GAAATTCGACGTTTGAGGATCAATTAAGTCCATGTTGTGTTGGTACTGAAAGGGGTTATACATGTGGAAGTGTCAAGGGTCTTGGAATAGAGAAGTATATCGTATGCGAGGATCTCAAGCAATTCTTCTGGGATGACATTCATCCTTCGCAACAGGGTTGGGAAGCAGTGTATTCAGCTCTGAAACCTTCTCTTCAGAGCCTCCTCAATTGA
- the LOC113760685 gene encoding pentatricopeptide repeat-containing protein At3g49170, chloroplastic-like: protein MQSFASLLQNCAKHKSIFSGKAVHAQLIRSGFIPDVYTNNHLLSMYLQLGQMGYAQTVFDIMPKRNVITWTTLICSFSQMGLSEKALSCLRSMVLEGFLPNEHTYVGAISACVNTRAVSIGKEIHGRIYRTQDSLNSFVSNSLVNFYGKCGLLKSARLAFDAILEPNLVAWASLISSCFQCGQNEEGLKLFLRSLRVGMTVNEFTCSSVLGACTVLENLELGKQIHCLIVKCCILMDQFVITGLVNFYAKCGQLEAAHQAFLEANEPHLSAWTALIGGCVQQGKGRDAILLFHRMLSSGMKPSEKTFASVFGAIDDGMDVRVGKQLHSLIIKLGFDSFTVVCNTTLAFYIKRGLVEEALKTFYEMDEYDIVTWNAMITGFVGSGHYEGAIQFLRDMLFEGFDPNLYTYSSLLSICGDLPAVQWGKQIHSRILKPGFDSNVVVGSALIDMYAKCGRMDAARKVFDTFPSRNLISWNTMLVGYAQNGFAKEALEIYDMMQMNGVKPNDITFIGVLSACGHVGLLQEGLCHFNSMIGDYRITPKADHLACMVSLFARHGQTQEAFDFIRRFPGEADKVVWRCLLSGCKTNKDVVLGKYAAERVLSIDPDDTSVHIMLSNIYAGLRMWNELAETRKLMKEKTLKKDTGFSWTELKNRIVLFSASQNPHLEQNSLHEVLSGLAAQMVDEKYVPEIMFSLQCGE, encoded by the coding sequence ATGCAGTCCTTTGCTTCCCTCTTGCAGAATTGCGCCAAGCACAAGTCCATTTTCAGCGGCAAAGCAGTTCATGCTCAGCTAATCAGGTCCGGATTTATCCCAGATGTTTATACAAACAATCATTTGCTCTCGATGTACCTACAGTTGGGGCAGATGGGCTATGCTCAAACCGTGTTCGACATAATGCCAAAACGAAACGTTATCACTTGGACGACGTTGATTTGCTCGTTTTCTCAGATGGGTCTCTCGGAAAAAGCCTTAAGTTGCCTGAGGTCAATGGTTCTTGAAGGGTTTTTGCCGAACGAGCATACTTATGTTGGTGCTATATCTGCTTGTGTTAATACAAGGGCTGTTAGTATTGGGAAGGAAATTCACGGGAGGATATATAGGACTCAGGATAGTTTGAATAGCTTTGTCAGTAATTCTTTGGTTAATTTTTACGGCAAATGTGGGTTGTTGAAGTCGGCTAGGCTTGCATTTGATGCTATCTTGGAGCCTAATTTGGTTGCCTGGGCTTCACTCATATCTTCTTGTTTTCAGTGTGGACAGAACGAGGAAGGTTTGAAATTGTTCTTAAGGTCTTTGAGGGTGGGAATGACTGTTAACGAGTTCACTTGTTCGAGTGTTCTGGGTGCTTGTACTGTGTTGGAGAATTTGGAACTTGGGAAGCAAATCCACTGCCTAATCGTTAAGTGTTGTATTCTAATGGATCAGTTTGTTATTACTGGGTTGGTAAATTTTTATGCCAAGTGTGGCCAATTGGAAGCTGCACATCAGGCTTTTCTAGAGGCTAATGAGCCACATTTGTCAGCTTGGACTGCGTTAATAGGGGGCTGTGTACAACAGGGAAAGGGGAGAGATGCTATTTTACTTTTTCATAGGATGCTTTCTTCTGGTATGAAACCAAGTGAGAAAACTTTTGCATCTGTCTTTGGAGCCATTGATGATGGAATGGATGTACGAGTTGGTAAACAACTTCATTCTTTGATCATAAAATTAGGATTTGATTCATTTACCGTAGTCTGCAATACAACTTTGGCTTTTTACATTAAAAGAGGTCTTGTTGAGGAGGCTCTGAAGACTTTTTATGAGATGGATGAATATGATATTGTCACTTGGAATGCCATGATTACTGGCTTTGTAGGCTCTGGTCATTATGAAGGAGCAATTCAGTTTCTGCGTGACATGCTTTTTGAGGGTTTTGACCCTAACCTTTATACCTATTCTAGCCTCTTGAGCATTTGTGGGGATTTACCAGCAGTCCAGTGGGGAAAGCAAATTCATTCTCGCATTCTAAAACCTGGATTTGATTCAAATGTGGTTGTTGGAAGTGCCTTGATTGATATGTATGCCAAGTGTGGACGTATGGATGCTGCTAGGAAAGTTTTTGATACATTTCCTTCAAGGAACTTGATTTCTTGGAATACCATGCTGGTTGGCTATGCTCAAAATGGGTTTGCAAAGGAAGCTTTGGAGATCTATGAtatgatgcaaatgaatgggGTTAAACCCAATGACATCACATTTATTGGGGTGTTGTCTGCCTGTGGTCATGTAGGCCTTTTACAGGAAGGATTGTGCCACTTTAACTCCATGATTGGAGACTACAGGATCACTCCAAAGGCAGATCATCTGGCCTGTATGGTCAGTCTATTTGCCCGCCATGGACAAACACAAGAAGCATTTGATTTCATAAGGCGTTTTCCAGGAGAGGCAGATAAAGTTGTCTGGCGCTGTCTTTTGTCAGGCTGCAAAACTAATAAAGATGTGGTTTTGGGGAAATATGCAGCTGAAAGGGTATTAAGTATTGATCCTGATGATACTTCAGTGCATATCATGTTATCTAATATTTATGCAGGCTTAAGGATGTGGAATGAATTGGctgagactagaaaattgatgAAGGAGAAGACACTGAAGAAGGACACTGGGTTCAGCTGGACAGAGTTGAAGAACAGGATAGTTCTGTTCTCTGCAAGTCAAAATCCACATCTTGAGCAAAACAGTCTCCATGAAGTTTTGAGTGGATTGGCTGCCCAGATGGTTGATGAGAAATATGTTCCTGAAATCATGTTCTCGCTGCAATGTGGTGAGTAA
- the LOC113761834 gene encoding organelle RRM domain-containing protein 1, chloroplastic, translated as MEVILPSFTSLFTPTPSSFSVKPSKNPSRISPPFVPFPLKIPPPQNLSAFITLSSSSFTNSSRSFSSKTTRVPVSAAVSTTTTTSLPSISAGCDNTSPQRHWMVLMQEPSPELNSKEEIIDYYVKNLERVVGSEKDAQICIYDACCTKNNYGFCCDIDQDAADELARLPGVLSVRPDLDFGSVQKDYRLSESGVELNPPSGLYSRSPLLFTPGTSKHWIVRVEKPLGVLITKKQVVDYYVRVLTKVMGNENDAQMCIYHVSLQSNYGFCCELDDACVQELAGVPSVLSVRLDENFESNDKDYGGEKLENSGPQDSSSPSQVTNIKTKKLFVTGLSFYTSEKTLRAAFEGFGELVEVKIIMDKISKRSKGYAFIEYTAEEAAATALKEMNGKIINGWMITVDVAKKNPPKYSRGRP; from the exons ATGGAAGTAATTCTACCTTCCTTTACTTCTTTATTCACGCCAACTCCATCATCATTCTCTGTTAAACCATCCAAAAACCCATCTCGAATTTCTCCTCCTTTCGTCCCTTTTCCCCTTAAAATCCCTCCTCCACAAAACCTCTCCGCCTTTAtcactctttcttcttcttcttttactaATTCTTCTCGTTCCTTTTCCTCTAAAACAACAAGAGTCCCAGTATCTGCAGCAGTtagtactactactactacttccTTGCCTTCAATATCAGCTGGTTGTGATAATACCAGTCCTCAACGCCACTGGATGGTTCTAATGCAGGAACCTAGTCCAGAGCTTAATTCCAAAGAAGAAATCATCGATTACTATGTGAAGAACCTTGAAAGAGTTGTTGGCAG TGAAAAAGATGCCCAGATTTGTATATATGATGCTTGTTGCACCAAAAACAATTATGGGTTCTGTTGTGACATTGATCAAGATGCAGCTGATGAGCTAGCTC GTTTACCAGGTGTTCTATCAGTAAGGCCGGACCTCGATTTTGGCTCTGTACAAAAGGATTACAGACTCTCGGAGTCTGGAGTTGAGTTGAATCCTCCATCAGGTTTATACAGCAGGAGTCCCTTGTTATTTACTCCCGGGACTTCTAAACACTGGATTGTTCGTGTTGAGAAGCCACTTGGTGtgctaatcaccaagaaacagGTTGTTGATTATTATGTTCGAGTTCTAACCAAGGTTATGGGGAA TGAAAATGACGCTCAAATGTGCATATATCACGTATCTTTGCAATCAAATTATGGGTTCTGTTGTGAACTGGACGATGCATGTGTACAGGAGCTAGCTG GTGTTCCCAGTGTTCTATCAGTTCGTCTGGATGAAAATTTTGAGTCCAATGATAAAGATTATGGAG GTGAAAAGTTAGAAAATAGTGGCCCTCAAGATTCTTCATCACCGAGTCAAGTGACAAACATTAAGACTAAGAAGCTTTTTGTCACAG GTCTATCATTTTACACTTCAGAGAAGACTCTGCGGGCAGCATTTGAAGGTTTTGGCGAACTTGTTGAAG TTAAAATCATAATGGACAAGATCTCTAAAAGGTCCAAGGGTTATGCTTTTATAGAGTACACCGCTGAGGAAGCTGCAGCCACTGCCCTTAAAGAGATGAATGGCAAG ATAATCAATGGGTGGATGATAACTGTTGATGTCGCCAAGAAAAATCCACCAAAATATTCCAGAGGACGCCCTTGA
- the LOC113761163 gene encoding copper transport protein ATX1 isoform X2 yields MSQTVVLKVGMSCQGCVGAVNRVLSKMEGVESFDIDLKEQKVTVKGNVQPEAVLQTVSKTGKKTSFWEEGASAAPESKPAETVAETESKSAETVAETESKPAETVAAA; encoded by the exons ATGTCTCAG ACTGTTGTCCTCAAGGTTGGCATGTCATGCCAAGGCTGTGTTGGAGCTGTGAATCGGGTGTTAAGCAAAATGGAAG GCGTGGAATCATTTGACATTGATCTTAAGGAGCAGAAAGTGACAGTAAAGGGTAATGTACAGCCTGAAGCAGTCCTTCAGACTGTTTCAAAGACCGGGAAGAAGACTTCTTTCTGGGAAGAAGGAGCATCAGCTGCACCTGAATCGAAGCCCGCAGAAACTGTTGCAGAAACTGAATCGAAGTCCGCAGAAACTGTTGCAGAAACTGAATCGAA GCCCGCAGAAACTGTTGCAGCTGCATAA